One genomic region from bacterium encodes:
- the fbp gene encoding fructose-1,6-bisphosphate aldolase/phosphatase, with protein MAKITISVIKADVGGYVGHSSMHPSLMARAIQSLDGHKKKGTVVDFHVSHCGDDLELILTHRLGNDNSDIHKLTWDIFVECTNVAKELKLYGAGQDLLADAFSGNVKGMGPGCAEMTFEERKSEPVIIFAADKTSPGAWNMPLYKMFADPFNSIGLIIDPSMHDGFVYEVLDIFANKTCKMNTPEEMYDLLCLIGASEHYILKNVYKKNGEIGATTSTQRVNLMAGRYVGKDDPVMIVRSQSGLPAVGEVLEPFAFPYMVTGWMRGSHWGPFMPVSVAQANPTRFDGPPRVIALGFQICNGTLVGPRDMFDDPSYDHVRQKANEVADYIRRHGPFEPQRLPLADMEYTTLPQVLNKLKERFK; from the coding sequence TGGGCATAAGAAGAAGGGCACGGTCGTGGACTTCCATGTCAGTCATTGCGGCGATGACCTGGAACTGATCCTGACCCACCGCCTGGGCAATGACAACAGCGATATCCACAAGTTGACCTGGGACATCTTTGTTGAATGCACCAACGTCGCCAAGGAACTCAAGCTTTACGGCGCCGGCCAGGACCTGCTGGCGGACGCCTTCTCCGGTAATGTCAAGGGGATGGGTCCGGGCTGCGCGGAGATGACCTTTGAAGAACGCAAGAGCGAACCGGTCATAATTTTCGCCGCGGACAAGACATCGCCGGGCGCCTGGAATATGCCCCTGTACAAGATGTTCGCCGATCCGTTCAACAGCATCGGACTGATCATCGACCCGAGCATGCATGACGGCTTTGTCTATGAAGTACTCGACATTTTTGCGAACAAGACCTGCAAGATGAATACACCCGAAGAAATGTATGACCTGCTCTGCCTGATCGGCGCTTCCGAGCATTACATCCTGAAGAATGTTTATAAAAAGAATGGCGAGATCGGGGCCACGACCTCGACCCAGCGCGTCAACCTGATGGCTGGCCGTTATGTCGGCAAGGACGATCCGGTCATGATCGTCCGCAGCCAAAGCGGCCTGCCCGCGGTCGGCGAAGTGCTCGAACCATTCGCGTTCCCTTATATGGTAACCGGCTGGATGCGCGGCTCCCACTGGGGCCCGTTCATGCCGGTATCAGTCGCCCAGGCGAACCCCACCCGGTTCGACGGTCCACCCCGCGTGATCGCTCTCGGTTTTCAGATCTGTAACGGTACGCTGGTTGGTCCCCGGGACATGTTCGATGACCCCAGCTATGACCATGTGCGGCAGAAGGCGAACGAGGTTGCCGATTATATCAGACGCCACGGGCCGTTCGAACCCCAACGCCTGCCGCTTGCGGACATGGAATACACAACCCTGCCGCAGGTGCTGAACAAACTGAAAGAACGGTTTAAATAG
- a CDS encoding PorV/PorQ family protein, whose amino-acid sequence MKKYIFLITFSITVSICTAQILGPGTTAYTFLKLGVGVRPVAMGNAFTAISDDGNAVFWNPAGLGLIQSYYVSGMAMNHLTYWNYYNLTSAIMLGKKAGGLGIGLAYISAYDTEYDEFGEMGNDFRNSDMLLNVGYGNAIGRKRQVAFGASVKILRSQLYHYSSYGLLADGGIVLNPVKYIYLGSVVKHFGAKTNYLEMWEYAPVNFRQGIAFKLPFRLNHFLVSMDYSLYPDVNPTLSVGAELHIREPKILPTATKAVFGQDAKISGFSLMAGYQSGYQSMGWSGLSFGFSLEIMMLEALYLDIGGVFLSYGYLGNSERIGIGLNYAPTAKGSKK is encoded by the coding sequence ATGAAAAAATATATATTTCTGATTACGTTCTCGATCACGGTTTCTATCTGTACAGCCCAGATCCTGGGTCCGGGTACCACTGCCTATACGTTCTTAAAACTAGGCGTCGGCGTCAGGCCGGTCGCCATGGGCAACGCCTTTACCGCGATCAGCGACGATGGCAACGCCGTGTTCTGGAACCCGGCCGGATTGGGTCTCATCCAGAGCTACTACGTCTCGGGCATGGCCATGAACCATCTGACTTACTGGAATTATTATAACCTTACTTCGGCGATCATGCTGGGCAAAAAAGCCGGCGGGCTCGGCATCGGCCTGGCATATATTAGCGCTTATGATACCGAGTACGACGAATTCGGCGAGATGGGTAATGATTTCAGAAATTCGGATATGCTGCTCAACGTCGGTTACGGGAACGCCATCGGCCGGAAACGGCAGGTGGCATTCGGCGCCAGTGTCAAGATCCTGCGCAGCCAGCTATATCACTACAGCTCATACGGCTTGCTGGCGGACGGCGGGATCGTGCTTAACCCGGTGAAGTACATATATTTGGGTTCGGTCGTCAAGCATTTCGGCGCAAAAACCAATTACCTTGAGATGTGGGAATATGCGCCCGTGAACTTCCGACAGGGGATCGCTTTCAAGCTGCCGTTCCGCTTGAATCACTTCCTGGTGAGCATGGATTATTCATTATACCCCGATGTCAACCCGACTTTATCGGTCGGCGCCGAACTGCATATTCGGGAACCCAAGATCCTGCCCACGGCTACCAAGGCGGTATTTGGTCAGGACGCGAAAATTTCCGGATTTTCCTTGATGGCTGGCTATCAGTCGGGGTATCAGTCAATGGGCTGGTCGGGATTGTCGTTTGGTTTTTCGCTTGAGATAATGATGCTGGAGGCGCTGTATCTCGATATAGGAGGAGTATTTCTCTCATACGGGTATCTAGGCAATTCGGAACGGATCGGCATTGGATTAAATTACGCGCCCACCGCAAAGGGGTCCAAGAAGTAG
- a CDS encoding MFS transporter, with protein MEQPSRSQKHFAWLGRNILSLGLVSLFTDLSTEMSYAVIPIFLKEVLKVQPVFIGLIEAIAESTASVLKAFSGYISDRCRKRKIFIFVGYTMSTIVKPLLAFATQGWHVLVVRFGDRFGKGIRTAPRDALIADSSSKEYLGRAFGFHRALDTLGAALGPTLAFLILALSSQNYRLLFGLALVPGIIAVLIIIFGVREKIPETQARAFSFSLKDVNSQLRIFFCIIVLFTLGNSSDAFLLLRAKEIGISAIHIPLLWLAFNISYFAWSYPAGVISDRIGRNKTIVLGFLVFSLCYSALAYTKHAAGVWIIFVIYGLYYGLTEGNLKAYVAELTPAGVRGTMFGVYHTIIGVTLLPANLLMGLLWQKVGFSHALLVGAALSFMSAVLLFALLGKKK; from the coding sequence GTGGAACAGCCTTCTAGATCCCAGAAACATTTTGCCTGGCTGGGCCGGAATATCCTGAGTCTGGGGCTGGTAAGCCTTTTTACGGATCTCTCGACCGAGATGTCATATGCTGTGATACCGATTTTTTTAAAGGAAGTCCTCAAGGTTCAGCCGGTCTTTATCGGGCTCATTGAAGCGATCGCCGAATCCACGGCAAGCGTGCTGAAAGCGTTCTCCGGTTATATATCAGACCGGTGCCGCAAGCGGAAGATCTTCATATTCGTCGGCTACACCATGTCCACTATCGTGAAACCGCTGCTCGCGTTCGCCACCCAGGGATGGCACGTTCTGGTCGTCCGTTTCGGCGACCGCTTTGGCAAGGGAATACGGACAGCGCCACGGGATGCTTTGATCGCCGACTCCTCGAGTAAAGAATACCTGGGCAGGGCGTTTGGCTTCCACCGCGCATTGGACACGCTGGGTGCTGCGCTCGGTCCAACCCTGGCGTTTTTGATCCTGGCGTTATCGTCTCAGAACTATCGGCTGTTATTCGGCCTGGCTTTGGTTCCGGGGATCATCGCGGTTTTAATTATCATTTTCGGCGTCAGGGAAAAGATCCCGGAAACGCAAGCTCGTGCTTTTTCGTTTTCTCTAAAAGATGTAAACAGCCAGCTCCGGATATTTTTCTGCATTATTGTGCTTTTTACGCTGGGCAATTCATCCGATGCTTTTTTACTGCTGCGAGCAAAGGAGATCGGCATCAGCGCGATCCATATCCCCCTGCTCTGGCTCGCCTTTAATATTTCCTATTTCGCGTGGTCGTACCCGGCCGGTGTCATTTCCGACCGCATCGGCAGGAACAAGACCATCGTCCTGGGTTTTCTTGTTTTTTCATTATGCTATAGCGCGCTCGCGTATACGAAGCACGCTGCCGGTGTTTGGATAATATTCGTTATATATGGATTGTACTATGGTTTGACCGAAGGCAACCTGAAAGCGTACGTTGCCGAGCTGACCCCGGCTGGCGTCCGGGGTACTATGTTTGGCGTGTATCACACGATCATCGGCGTCACCCTGCTGCCCGCCAACCTGCTCATGGGTCTACTCTGGCAGAAAGTCGGGTTCAGCCATGCGCTGCTCGTCGGCGCCGCGCTTTCGTTCATGTCCGCGGTGCTGCTGTTTGCGCTGCTGGGTAAAAAAAAGTAA
- the obgE gene encoding GTPase ObgE, with product MKFVDEAKIIVEGGAGGNGCVSFRREKFVPRGGPDGGHGGNGGSVFLIGTRSLQTLYDFKLRPHYRAGRGLHGKGKGMHGRNGDDARIKVPLGIVVYEGEKAAGEILTEHDQLLVARGGKGGRGNSSFASSYNKAPRIAEPGEPGEKHEYRIELKIISDIGIVGFPNAGKSTLLKAITNAQPGIAAYPFTTLTPNLGVLKQGLQSVVLADMPGIIEGAHAGKGLGLTFLRHIERTKKLIILIDVSAPDPMAQYRGLLDEFRRYDKRLVEKPRLVVFNKIDLLDKLPDFVIKEKNCFISALKRQGLETLIGYLMPA from the coding sequence ATGAAGTTCGTTGACGAAGCCAAAATAATAGTCGAGGGCGGTGCCGGAGGGAACGGCTGCGTGTCGTTCCGCCGCGAGAAATTCGTGCCGCGGGGCGGTCCGGACGGCGGTCATGGTGGTAACGGCGGTTCGGTCTTTCTAATTGGAACCAGGTCCCTCCAGACCTTATACGATTTTAAACTGCGGCCGCATTACCGGGCCGGCCGCGGCCTGCACGGCAAGGGCAAGGGCATGCATGGAAGGAACGGGGACGACGCCCGCATCAAGGTACCGTTGGGTATCGTCGTATACGAGGGGGAGAAGGCCGCGGGTGAGATCCTGACCGAGCACGACCAGTTACTGGTGGCGCGCGGCGGTAAAGGCGGCCGCGGGAACAGCAGTTTCGCTTCATCGTATAATAAGGCGCCGCGTATTGCCGAACCCGGCGAACCAGGAGAGAAACACGAATACCGGATCGAGCTCAAGATCATATCGGACATTGGCATTGTCGGTTTTCCCAATGCGGGAAAATCAACCCTCCTAAAAGCCATCACCAACGCGCAGCCCGGCATCGCGGCTTATCCATTCACCACCCTGACGCCGAACCTGGGTGTTTTAAAGCAGGGACTGCAGAGCGTTGTCCTTGCGGACATGCCCGGCATTATCGAAGGCGCGCATGCCGGCAAAGGATTGGGGTTGACCTTCCTCCGGCACATCGAGCGCACCAAAAAGCTGATCATCCTGATCGATGTTTCGGCGCCCGACCCAATGGCGCAGTACCGCGGCCTGCTGGATGAGTTTCGTCGTTATGACAAGCGCCTGGTAGAAAAACCAAGACTGGTGGTTTTTAACAAAATTGACCTGCTGGACAAATTGCCGGATTTTGTGATCAAGGAAAAAAACTGTTTCATCTCCGCCCTGAAGCGTCAGGGGCTGGAAACGCTGATCGGCTATCTGATGCCGGCGTAG
- the dprA gene encoding DNA-processing protein DprA has protein sequence MTDPNESRDFVLLMSMARLNETRMLALLERFKTPQGILQSPPALCAEVVGEEIARSIASLKTDNEILEKYKTLEQLDIRAVPYYADDYPQWLKAVDYFPPVLFVRGNILPDDAVAVAIIGTRGATVYGKNIAETFARDFAGSGVSVVSGMARGIDTAAHWGALRAKGRTIAVLGCGLDTVYPPENRDLMAEIIKHGAVISEFNIGTPPLAQNFPKRNRIISGLSKGIVAIEAKEKSGVMNTVSWALDQNKDVFAIPGNIYAKTSQGTNRLIKDGATPVTSADEVMEALGIKYTRQEREIREVELAPDEKNVWDALSCDPVILDELSDQLRISTPQLLGVLLRLEIKGLIKQLPGMSFVRKFE, from the coding sequence ATGACTGATCCAAACGAAAGCCGGGATTTTGTACTCCTCATGTCGATGGCCAGGCTTAACGAAACGAGGATGCTCGCCCTGCTGGAGCGGTTTAAAACACCCCAGGGTATCCTGCAGTCTCCACCCGCGCTCTGCGCCGAGGTGGTGGGCGAAGAGATCGCGCGGTCCATAGCATCGCTCAAGACGGACAACGAGATTTTGGAAAAATACAAAACGCTGGAACAGCTCGATATCCGGGCGGTCCCGTACTACGCGGATGATTATCCGCAATGGCTGAAGGCGGTCGATTACTTCCCGCCCGTGCTTTTCGTTCGCGGAAATATCCTGCCCGATGATGCAGTGGCGGTCGCGATCATCGGCACGCGCGGCGCCACAGTGTACGGCAAAAACATCGCTGAAACTTTCGCCCGTGACTTTGCCGGATCCGGCGTGAGCGTGGTGAGCGGGATGGCGCGCGGAATCGATACCGCGGCCCACTGGGGCGCGCTCCGCGCCAAAGGACGGACCATTGCCGTGCTGGGCTGCGGATTGGACACCGTCTATCCGCCCGAGAACAGGGATCTAATGGCGGAGATCATCAAGCACGGCGCGGTCATTTCAGAGTTCAACATCGGCACCCCGCCGCTGGCGCAGAACTTTCCCAAGCGCAACCGGATCATATCCGGCCTGTCAAAGGGGATCGTGGCTATCGAGGCCAAGGAGAAGTCCGGGGTCATGAACACGGTCAGCTGGGCTTTGGACCAGAACAAAGATGTCTTCGCGATACCGGGTAATATCTATGCGAAAACCTCTCAGGGCACAAACCGACTGATAAAGGACGGCGCCACACCCGTGACATCGGCCGATGAAGTCATGGAAGCCCTGGGCATAAAATATACCAGACAGGAACGTGAAATACGGGAAGTAGAACTGGCGCCGGACGAAAAAAACGTCTGGGATGCATTATCCTGCGATCCCGTTATCCTCGATGAATTGTCGGATCAACTGCGGATATCCACGCCCCAGCTCCTTGGGGTCCTGCTCAGACTTGAGATCAAGGGTCTGATCAAACAGCTGCCGGGCATGAGCTTCGTGCGGAAATTCGAGTGA
- a CDS encoding metallopeptidase family protein — translation MDKENFELAVKKAISALPAVLRKKLENIEIVIEDEPIPQKNLLGLYQGVPLKHRSIWYGNVLPDKITIFKQNIERIAGNDNDIQRIVEDVVFHEIGHYFGFDEEDLQNL, via the coding sequence ATGGATAAGGAAAATTTCGAACTGGCGGTAAAAAAAGCGATCAGCGCTCTGCCAGCGGTGCTCCGCAAGAAGCTCGAGAACATCGAGATCGTAATCGAAGATGAACCAATACCTCAGAAAAATCTCCTGGGACTTTACCAGGGCGTGCCGCTGAAGCACCGCAGCATCTGGTACGGTAATGTCCTGCCGGATAAGATCACCATCTTCAAACAAAATATCGAGCGTATCGCGGGGAATGACAATGATATCCAGCGCATCGTCGAGGATGTCGTTTTCCACGAGATCGGCCATTATTTCGGGTTTGACGAGGAAGACCTGCAAAACTTATAA
- a CDS encoding endonuclease III domain-containing protein: MRTAYPRLYERFGPQRWWPAESRFEVMVGAVLTQNTNWRNVEQAITNLKKARLMNPERMYLNRRRLPALIKPSGFYRQKVKKLTAFLKYFLSRYRGDLRRLKRRPTGVIRKELLNVWGIGPETADSMLLYALNRPVFVIDAYTRRILSRHRIANAAMTYDNMQALFNRCFKPVSRFYNEYHALLVRVGKTYCKKHDPVCTECPLRRS; the protein is encoded by the coding sequence GTGCGCACCGCATATCCACGGCTGTATGAGCGTTTCGGCCCGCAGCGCTGGTGGCCCGCAGAAAGTCGCTTCGAGGTCATGGTCGGCGCGGTCCTGACACAGAACACGAACTGGCGGAATGTGGAACAAGCTATCACCAACTTAAAGAAAGCACGCTTGATGAATCCGGAAAGGATGTACTTGAACAGGCGCCGCTTGCCGGCGCTGATCAAACCATCCGGCTTTTACAGGCAAAAAGTGAAAAAGCTGACTGCCTTCCTGAAATATTTTCTTTCCCGTTACCGCGGCGATTTACGACGGCTCAAGCGAAGGCCGACCGGCGTTATCCGTAAAGAACTTCTGAATGTCTGGGGGATCGGACCCGAAACCGCCGATTCCATGCTCCTGTATGCCCTCAACCGGCCGGTTTTTGTGATCGATGCCTACACCAGGAGGATACTATCGCGGCACAGGATTGCGAACGCAGCGATGACTTATGACAATATGCAGGCGTTGTTCAACCGGTGTTTTAAGCCCGTCTCCCGTTTTTATAATGAATATCACGCCCTGCTTGTTCGGGTGGGGAAAACCTACTGCAAGAAACATGACCCTGTATGTACTGAGTGTCCTCTTAGGCGTTCTTAG
- a CDS encoding RNA polymerase sigma factor, whose translation MYKHGDDGAFRQLYELYSPGLFNYLVRLVSDWHRAEDMLVETFTKLARSDLDERGTVKAWLYRVATNQCYKWFRKNKHQEVELNEDTWIPLQQRDHIPRFEREIKVQKILHRLSDQHRVVIVMKFYNEMSYQEIADVLCIPLGTVKSRMHEAMKALRRLHELP comes from the coding sequence CTGTACAAGCATGGCGATGATGGCGCTTTCCGCCAGCTATACGAGCTTTACAGCCCCGGGCTTTTCAATTACCTGGTAAGGCTCGTCAGCGACTGGCATCGCGCCGAGGATATGCTCGTGGAGACATTTACAAAACTGGCCCGGTCTGACCTTGATGAGCGGGGTACTGTTAAAGCCTGGCTTTACCGGGTCGCCACGAACCAGTGTTACAAGTGGTTCCGAAAGAATAAGCACCAGGAAGTGGAGCTCAACGAGGACACATGGATCCCCTTGCAGCAGCGCGACCATATACCCCGGTTCGAACGGGAGATCAAGGTCCAGAAAATACTGCACCGATTGTCCGATCAGCACCGCGTGGTGATCGTTATGAAATTCTACAATGAAATGAGCTATCAGGAGATCGCTGACGTACTGTGCATCCCGCTGGGAACGGTCAAATCCCGCATGCACGAAGCGATGAAAGCTTTGAGGAGGCTACATGAACTGCCGTGA
- a CDS encoding HEAT repeat domain-containing protein, with amino-acid sequence MMKITLKPDKETILKLLKNTEMSKKLRVFSKLNDLNEIDRTKILLKVLENGSWCLREKSAHELARLGTKVMPRLMRLCSKGYWFTRAAACLSLGEIGDPAALPPILKLVLKDDNPTVAKEARIALVKIVLKDPQGSAWRIAEGIKDGSDRAVIMDVLQSAEPGLAQTVSEIVEMPALQPRGSERYHARYPEKIND; translated from the coding sequence ATGATGAAGATCACGCTTAAGCCGGACAAGGAAACGATCCTCAAGCTGCTCAAGAATACGGAAATGAGCAAAAAGCTAAGAGTATTCAGCAAACTTAACGACCTTAATGAGATCGACCGGACCAAGATCCTGCTCAAAGTGCTGGAAAACGGTTCCTGGTGCCTTAGGGAAAAGAGCGCCCATGAGCTTGCCAGGCTGGGCACCAAAGTCATGCCGCGCCTGATGCGGTTGTGCTCCAAGGGTTACTGGTTCACCCGGGCAGCGGCCTGTTTGAGCCTTGGTGAGATCGGCGATCCCGCGGCGTTGCCGCCGATTCTGAAACTTGTTCTGAAAGATGACAACCCGACCGTGGCCAAGGAAGCAAGGATCGCGCTGGTCAAGATCGTGCTGAAAGATCCGCAGGGATCTGCCTGGCGGATCGCGGAGGGTATAAAGGATGGCTCAGACCGCGCCGTGATCATGGATGTACTGCAAAGCGCCGAGCCCGGTCTGGCCCAGACCGTAAGCGAGATCGTGGAAATGCCGGCATTGCAACCGCGTGGTTCGGAACGCTATCATGCACGGTACCCGGAAAAAATAAATGACTGA
- a CDS encoding zf-HC2 domain-containing protein, with the protein MNCREVNEYLDDLILGELSPEIEIKIHDHLETCASCGKELSAREAAAAFLRTGNTLTPESRLYTRIAQQLPQAERKPTGASSWPRTLAFATATFVLGIICMRAADVFIMNAKLTPTAEARYRPAFRAPFSDTVLFHAAPSKHLVKL; encoded by the coding sequence ATGAACTGCCGTGAAGTCAACGAATATCTGGACGATCTTATACTGGGTGAATTATCACCGGAGATCGAGATCAAGATCCATGACCATCTTGAAACGTGCGCGTCGTGTGGCAAGGAACTCTCAGCCCGCGAAGCGGCAGCGGCATTTTTAAGAACAGGCAATACGCTAACGCCGGAAAGCCGGCTGTACACCCGCATTGCGCAGCAGCTGCCGCAGGCAGAACGCAAACCGACGGGGGCGTCATCCTGGCCGAGAACCCTCGCCTTTGCGACCGCCACATTTGTGCTGGGCATAATCTGCATGCGCGCCGCCGATGTCTTCATCATGAACGCGAAGCTTACGCCAACTGCCGAGGCCCGTTACCGGCCCGCTTTCCGCGCGCCCTTTTCCGACACGGTCCTGTTCCACGCGGCGCCGTCGAAACACCTGGTGAAGCTCTGA